The genomic window TGCCGTCGGCGGTTCGACCGCAGCACTCGACGGCGCGGAGTCGTTCGACGTCGTCGCGATTGCTGTACCAATGTCTGCAGCTGAAGACGCGATCGCCGGCCAGGCTGGCCGTGCTCGTCACGCCGTCCTCGACGTCACTGGCGAGATGGGAACGGCCCTCGACGCGATGGCTACACAGGCACCGGAACTCGAGCGAGCGAGCCTGCACCCGCTCTTCGCCCCCGAGAACGCGCCCGGGAGCGTCGCGGTCGTCGTCGACGCTGCTGGACCGGAGATCGACGCGGTGCTCGCGGATCTGGAAGCCGCCGGGAACGAACTGTTCGCGACGACGCCCGAGGAACACGACACCGCCATGGAGAGCGTCCAGGCTGCTGCCCACGCGGCGATCGTCGCCTACGGCCTCGCGCGCGAGTCGGTGCCTGACGGGTTCGCGACGCCGGTCTCGGCCGCCCTCGACGACGTGCTCGAACAGGTGACGAAGGGTGATCCAGGGGTGTACGCAGAGATCCAGGATCGCTTCGACGGCGCCGACGCGGTCGCCGAGGCCGCTGCGGCGGTCGCAGACGCCGATCCAGCCGAGCTCCGGGAACTCGTCGTCGAAGCCCGACCCGAACTGGCCGCCGACGGCGATGGGTCCGAAGAGAACGCATCCGCCCGAGCAGACGACCAATCCGCCGCTCCAGAGGACGATGCCTGACCGCGAGGCCATCCGGTCGAACGCGAAGTACCTCCGGAACGTCCGGCCACTCGACCCCGAGGAGATCAGCGAGTACGTCGAGGGCGGCCCCCACCCCGCGGTCGTCCGGCAGGTGCTCCGCGAGGAGTCCTTCGACCTCGGCATCGTCGAGCGCGAGGACGGGACCTTCGTCCCCGTCGAGGAGGGAACGATCGACCCGCCACGGCTGCCCGTCACCGAGTTCCCGGAATCGTACGCCACCCGTCTCGAGGAATTGCTGGTCGACGCGTTCGGCCAGGACTGGCACCTGGGCGAGTCCGGGAACGACCTGCGAGACGCGATCCGCGACCTGAAAGAGGCCTACCACCGCGGCTGGTCGGTCACGTACGACGACGAGACCGCGGCCCTCGCCTACGCCCTCTATCACCTCCCGGATTACTACGCCGCGGTCCAGTATCCCGTCGCCGAACTGGCCGAGATTGGGTTACTCGACCGGCAACTGCGGATTCTCGAGGTCGGCGCGGGCACCGGCGGCCCGGCGCTGGGGATCGCCGACGCCGTGCCCGACGACGCGCTGGTTCGCTACGACGCGATCGAACCGAGCGCCAGCGCCGACGTGTTCGAGGCGATGGTCGAGGACGCAGGCGACCACGTCGACTTCGAAGTTCACCGGACGACCGCAGAGGACTTCGCGTTCGACGCCGCTGGCGAACCGGGCACGCCCGAGTACGACCTCGTGCTGTTCGCAAACGTCCTGAGCGAACTCGACGATCCCGTCGCGACGGCGAAACGGTATACCGACCTCGTGGCGGACGACGGCGCGATGGTGCTGCTCTCGCCGGCCGACAGACGGACGACCGGCGTGCTCCGCGGCGTCGAGCGGGCGCTCGCCGACGGCACGAAACCGCAGGGGATCGGTGACGTGTCGGACCTCCCGTCGGGCGACGAACGGGCGACCGTGTTCTCGCCGACGGTCCGGCTCTGGCCGAACTGGACGCCGGCCGACGAGGGCTGGTCGTTCGCGGTCCGGCCCGATATCGACGTGCCCGCGTTCCAGCGACGGCTGGACGAGCCTGCCGGCGCCGAGGGCGAGTTCGTCAACGTCGACGTGCAGTACGCGTACGCCACGCTACGCTGGGACGGCGAACGCCGCGTGGCGTTCCGACCGGATCGGGGCGACTGGGCGCCGCTGGCAGAGTCCGAGAAACACGTCTCCGACCGCGTCGACTGCGCGGCGATCAAACTCTCTGCGGATCTCTCCGAGGGTGGCCACCCACTCTTCCGGATCGGCGACGGCAGCCAGCAGGTCGACCACTTCGCAGTGCTGACCAAGGAGACGTCGCTCAACCGGTCGCTCGCGACTGCGGGCTACGGCGACCTCCTGACCCTCGAGTCCGTCCTCGTCCTCTGGAACGACGACGAGCAGGCGTACAACTTCGTGGTCGACGACGAGACGATCGTCGAATCCGTGGCGGCACCGGTTCGGTGAGGACCGGCCACGGGGACGAGTAGCTGCTGCCCCCACGCGTCCAGTCACAAGTGCACCGGCCGCTGGCGCTCGAGGACCGCCGAAGTCACTCGAAGTCCGACCGCTCGGTCGTGCGCAGATTTCGCATTTCCGGCACCGACTAACGTTCCACGGACAGCAACGTTACAAAGCAGGATCCCATTACTACGGGTGTTGTGCCCCCTCCGCGTCCGTTCGCGGGAAGCCGGATCGACGACCCCAGCCTACAATGACGGATACGAACACATCACGAGTCGACGACGCTTCACTGGAGGGATCGGTCGAACCCCTTCCGATCGACGCGGCCGGTACCGTAGCCGACGACGTGGTGGCGAACGTCGAGCAGGTCATGGTCGGCCAGCGTGCCACCATCGAGCACGTCTTTGGCGCGATGCTCGCCGGCGGACACGTCCTGATCGAGGACGTTCCGGGCGTCGGAAAGACGATGCTCGTCCGCGCCCTCGCCCGCTCGGTCGACAGCACGTTCGGGCGGATCCAGTTCACGCCGGACCTCTTGCCCTCGGACGTTACCGGCGTCAGCGTTTACAATCAGAAGACCCGGGAGTTCGAGTTCCAGCCCGGCCCCGTCTTCGCGAACCTCGTCCTCGGTGACGAGATCAATCGTGCGCCACCGAAGACGCAGTCCGCGCTGCTCGAAGCGATGGAGGAAGAGCAGGTCACCGTCGACGGCGAGACGCGGTCGCTGCCGTCGCCGTTTACCGTCATCGCGACCCAGAACGCGGTCGAACCCAATCGTACGTACGAACTACCGATGGCGGAACTCGATCGCTTCATGAAGAAGCTCTCCGTCGGCTACCCCGACGCCGACCAGGAGAACGAGATGGTGGATCGCGTGCTCGGGACGCACCCGATCGACTCCCTGAGTCCCGTGACGGACGTCGAGACGCTCCAGCGACTCGGCCGGACCGTCGCGGAGGTCACCGTCCGCGAGCCAGTCCGAACGTACGCGACCGAACTCGCCCGATTCACGCGCGAGAACGCAGCGCTGGGCGTCAGCCCGCGAGGAACGATCACGCTCCTCCAGGCCGCCCAGGCCCGCGCGGTACTCGACGGCCGCGAGTTCGTCGTCCCCGACGACGTGAAGGCCGAGGCTCGCCCGGTGCTCACCCATCGCATTCGCACGGGCGTCGACGCCGAGTCCTCCGACGACCTCCTCGATCGCGCGCTCGAGACGATCACGCCAGACTGACGCAGATGGACGCATATCTCACGCGCCGCGGGAAGTTCGTCGTTCTGGTCACAGTCGGCTGTATCCTTCTCGGGTCAGTCTTCGGCGCCCGCTCGCTCAACGCGATCGTCGCACCCGCGGTCGTGGCGCTCGTCGCGTCGTTCGTGAGCGTCCGCCGAGCCCCAGCACCGACGATTCATCGAACGGCTCCTCCCGACGGCCACCCGGACGAGACCCACGCAGTCTCACTGCAGATCGGGGGCTGTGGCAGTGGGATCTACGAGCTCCGCGACCGCGTCGGTGCGGGTCTCTCTGCCCCCGATGCCGCCTACGACGTCACCGAGACGAGTACGACCGTCTCCTACGACGTCCGCTACACGCGCCGGGGCGTTCACCGGCTTGGACCACTCTCGATCACTGTCACTGACGTCCTCGGATTGGCCGAACGTGAACTCCAGCCCGTCGACGCACGGGAGCAGATCCTCGTCTACCCCGAACTGGTCGACCCGCCGCGGGGAGTCCGCTCCGCGCTCGAGACAGTAGTCGACCTCGAGCAACGTCCCGGGCGCGACGAGTTCGACTCCCTCCGGGAGTACGTCCGGGGCGATTCCCTCCGTGACGTCCACTGGAAGTCGAGCGCGAAACAGCCCGACGAAGCCCTGGTGGTCAAGGAGTTCGTCGGTCGGACCCCGACGGACGCCGTCCGGCTCGCCGTCGCTCCGAGCGGGGATCGAGCGACCGTCGACGCCGCCGCGCGGGCCGCCGCGAGCGTCGCCGTCACCCTCCTCGACGAGGGCGTCGAGGTCGGGATCGAGACGCCTCGCGATTCGATCGATGCGGGCGTCGGTTCGGCCCAGCGCGAGTCCATCCTGGCGGCGCTGGCTCGGCTCCAGGCCGGGGAGCCCACCGCCGCCGACTCGACGATCCGGATTTCGGCCGCCGACGGCGAGGCAGTCGTTCACGCCGGCAGCCACGCCGTCCCCTTCACGCACGGCCGTCCCCAGACGAGCAACGACGTGGAGGCCGCGGACGGAGTCGACGACGGCGCCGAGCCGTCGCGCGAGGTGGTCTCGTGAGCACCCGCTCCGACGGTGCGCGGCGCACCGCGGTCGGCATCGACGCCGCCAGGCTGTTTCCTTCACCCCGGACGCTGTCACTCCTGGGCCTCGTTGCGCTCACCGTCGGGTACTGCTCGACGCTCTACTGGGTGACGACGGTCGCAGGCGGAACGGCCTGGCTCGCGGGTGGGATCGCGGTCGGCCTCGGCCTCGGCGTGTTGTTCCGGGGCGTCCAGGAACGCCGGGTGCTACAGATCGCTGGCATCGGTGCTGTGCTCGGCGGCGTCTGGTACTACACGTCCGCCGTTCCGACGATCGATCCGCAGATGATCACCAGGGTGACCACGGACAGTGTTTCGATGCTCAGCGGCATCTCGGTGCTCGAACTCGCAGCGGTCGACGTCTGGATCGCTGCGCTGATCCCGATTCCCGTCTTCCTCACCACCTACTTCGCACTGCGCGGGCGGTACGAGTACGCAGTCGCCGCCGGTGGCTGGTTACTCGTCTTCCTCGCGCTCACCGGCGACGCGACCCTGCTGGAGACGCTCCTCGGAACCGTCGGTGCCGTTCTCGCGCTCGGCTTTGGGGAACTCGACCGCCGGGACGGCGCCGTCACTGCTGCGGATCTGCTCGTCGCACTCGTCGCGGTGATGGCCGTCTTCGCGGTGGTCGTCCCGATGGTTCCCTCCGGCTCCGCGAGCGCGCTGGAACCGCAGGGCGTCGGTGGCGATAGCGGTGGCGCCTCGGCCCAGCAGGCGACGCCGCTCGACGAGCAGCTCCTCGACGGCGACGACGTGACGGCCGGCGGCCCGATCAACCTCTCACCGGACGTCCGCTTCGTCGTCGAATCACCGTCACAACAGCGGTGGCGCGTCGGTGTCCTCGACACCTACACCGGCGATAGCTGGACGCAATCCGGGCTCTCGAGCCCGTACCTCGGCACACTCGACGGGCCGCCAGGGAGTGCTCGAACGGTCCTCCAGCAGTATCAGCTCCGGACCGAGGCGACGGATCTGCCAGCGGCGGCCTACCCCATCGGCGTTCGGAACCTCGATAGGAACAATGTCGACGTCACGAGTACGGGCGCGCTCACCGTCGACGGCCGCCTTCCGAACGGGACGAACTACACCATCGAGAGCAGCGTTCCCACGCCAACCGTGAACCAGCTTCGAACGGCCGGCACGGACTATCCGCTGTCGATCGAGGAACGTTACACCGGGCTTCCACAGTACACCGTTCCCGAGCGTGTCTCTAACCTGACCGACCAGGTGACGTCCCAGTCCTCGAACTCCTTCGAGTCCGCTCGCGCCATCGAGTCGTACCTGGAAGACAACAAGGAGTACTCTCAGAACGTCTCTGCCCCGTCGGGCACGCTGGCTGACAGCTTCCTCTTCGAGATGGACGCCGGCTACTGCGTCTACTACGCTGGGACGATGGCGACCATGCTCCGGACCCAGGGCATCCCGGCGCGGGTCGCGGTCGGATACACGAGCGGTCAGTACGTCGGGAACGACACGTGGGTCGTCCGCGGCACCGACGCCCACGCCTGGGTCGAGGTGTACTTCCCGGACGTCGGCTGGGTGGAGTTCGATCCGACGCCGACCGGCGACGTTCGGGACGCGCGACGGAATGCGGTCGAAACGGCTCGGACCAACGAGTCTGCCAGCGTCGACGTCCCCGAGAGCTCGGGCGAGGAACTTCGCTTCGACCAGCCCGAGAACACGACGACCACGCCGACGCCGAACGGGACCGACGGCGCTCCGAACGGCTCGACGACCAACGGGACGAACACCTCCGACTCGGACTCCGGTCTCGACCGGGGCGGACTGTACTCAGGCGTCGGGTACTCGATCGAAGGTAACGGGTCCAGCGTCGACTACGTCCAGCCGAACGTGACGACGCTCGGCGGCACCGCAGCCGATGGCGAGAACGGCTCGCTCCCCAACGCTACCACCGAACGTTCGGGAGATCGGCTCCTCGGCGGGTTCGATACCCTGGTGATCGCACTCCTGCTCGTGGCCGGGGCCGTCGCCGGTGGCAGACAGGCCGGCCTCCAGCACCGGATTCGCGACAGGGGTGCCGTGCTCTGGCAGCGCCGCCGCGACCCCGAAACCGACGTCGAGCGTGCGATGGAGCGCCTCGACGCACTGCTCGCCCGCCGGTACGGAGCACGTGAATCCGGACAGACGCGCCGCGAGTACCGGAGGCGGCTCCCCCGTAGCGTGGATTCCCGGGTGCACCGTGCCTTCGAACTCCACGAGCGGGCTCGCTACGCCGGTGATATCGATCGGGCGACCGCCGACGAACTCGTCGAACTCGTCGACGACCTCGCACGTCGGGACCTGCCGGTGCTGGGCGATCGCGAGTGATCTCCTCTCCCCGGTCTGAAAGGGGTACGCGCCCGCGGATCGTTTCGCACTGCCGTGGGCTCGTAACCGGACGACGAGAGTGCCTCGGCGACAGGGTTTAATACCACGCTTCCCAAGTTGGAACTCGTAATGTCGGAAGTCTGCTCGACGTGCGGGTTGCCTGAGGAGCTCTGCGTCTGCGAAGACGTGGCGAAGGACTCCCAGGAGATCCAGATCCGCATCGACGAGCGCCGATACGGAAAAGAGGTAACGATCGTCGACGGGTTCGATCCCAGCGACGTGGATCTCGACAGTCTCTCCTCGGACCTCAAGAGCAAGTTCGCCTGCGGTGGCACGGTCGAGGACGGCCACATCGAGCTCCAGGGCAATCACACCGGTCGCATCGAGGACTTCCTCCGGGACAAGGGTTTCAACGTCGCCTGATTTTCGCCGACCACGTCGTAGCTGTCCCGCCTCGCCGAGTCGCGTCGCCGTCGAGTCCGGCGGAATGGGCAGCCGGCGACTGCGTCTCAGTCCACCAGATAGCCGTCGGCGTCGGCCAGCAGTAGCCCCTCGAGGGTCGCGTCGTTCGTCGGCGGTTCCCTGGCGACGGTGAGTGCGTCGCTGACCGGGACGGGTTCGACGGAGAGGAACTCGTTGTCGTCGCGATCGGGTTCGCCCGGCGTGAGGCCCGTCGCGACCACGATTCCGCGGCGATGTCGGAGGACGCCGGTCGCGACCGCGTAGGACTCGAGTACTGCGACGTCTTCGGCCACGTAGCCTGTCTCTTCGCGGAGCTCTCGCTTCGCGGCCGCCTCGTAGGCCGCTGCTTCGACCGTCTCGGCGGGCCCACCGTCGTGCTCGTCGACGATTCCGGCCACGAGTTCGAACTGGGTCTCCCGGATCGTCGGCCGGTACTGCTCGACGAACACGACGTGCGGTTCGTTTCTCTCCTCTTCATCCGCTCCGGCGTCGTCCGTCGGGTCGCGTTCGACGTGATCGCCGTCGACGATTCCCACGACGACCACCGCTGGCGCGAGTTCGGCCCAGTAGTAGCGCTTCGTCGACCCGTCGGGCTGTTCGACGAGGTCGTAGCCGCCGTCGAACCAGCCGGTTTCGTACTCCCTCGCGGACTCGACCACAGGCCACTCGGCGCTCATGGGCGAGGCACTCGCGTGCTTGACCCTGGGTCTTTCGGGACACCTCGTGGCTTGCGACGGGGAGCGGTCGCGGCTGGCGACTCGCCGATCCCTGTCCACGCAGGCGAAATCGCCAAGGCGACGGGGCTCACAGGAGGTCGTAGTGACCCGCGTCTGTCTCCTGGGAGACGAGGAACACGACCTCCGCTTCGAGTTGCTCTCCCGGGACACCTCCAGGGAAGCCCTCTCGACCTATGACCTCGACCAGCCGTTCGCGAACGCGGTCGGGTTGGAGACGGTGAGTCTCGGCGCCGCGGTCTCCCTGCTCAACGACCTCAACTGGTACGTGGTCCGCTTCGCCGAGGACGCGTTCGTCCTGGATTCGTCCGTCAGCGAGACGGAGTGGCTCTCCCGGTCGCTCGCGGAGGCCGTCCGGTCCGACCGGGTTCGACCCGAGGAGACCGCCGAGTACTGTACGATCTACGGGATCGAGCGCGACGCACCCTCGGCGCCCGGCGAACTCGTCGAACCCCTCTACGCCCGCCGAACCGACGACGGACTGCCCGAGTACGACCTCCGCGACGTCGAGGAGACGGTCGTCGTCCGTGTCACCGAGTCGGAGTTCGACCAATGACTGCTCTCACGCCCCTCCCCCGATGATCGGCCACCCCACCGTTCCCGACGCGGATTCGCTCTACGTCGACGCCGGGGGTCGTCGCCTCCACTATCTGCGGGCCGGGGATCCGGACGATCCAGCGGTGGTGTTGCTCCACGGCAGCGGCATCGACGACGCCGCGCTCTCCTGGCACCACGCGATCCCCGCGCTCGCGGACGACTTCCGGGTCTACGCCCCCGACTGGCCGGGCTACGGCGAGAGCCCGGATCCTGATGCCGAACCGAACGGTGCGTACTACCGGGCGGTGCTGCAGGACTTCCTCGCCGCGATTCCGGTCGAGCGACCGTCGCTCGTGGGGCTCTCGATGGGCGGCGGTGCGGCGCTCGGCGTCGCGATCGAGTCGCCCCAGGCCGTGCGATCGCTCGTCCTCGTCGACAGCTACGGGCTCCGCGACGCCGTTCCCGGCGGGAGCGCGGCCTACGTCCTCGCGAACGCGCCGTTCGCACGCACGATCGGCCAGCAGATCGCGGGCGTACTGCCCGGCGCCGCCCGGTCGACGATCGCGCCGTTCGTCGCCGACGCCGACGACCTCGATCCCGCCTTCCTCTCGGCGGTGTCCGAACGGCTCGACGACCCTGGTGCGGGCCGGGCCTTCGTGGACTTCCAGCGCGCGGAGTTCTCGCCCGACGGCGTCCGGACCCACTACGAGGACCGCCTCGAAGACCTCGCCGTGGAGACGCTGGTCGTCAACGGCGCGAGCGATCCGCTGATTCCGCTGGCGTGGGCCGAGGACGCTGCGGCCCGGATACCGGCGGGATCGCTCTCGGTGATCGAGGACTGTGGCCACTGGCCGCCTCGTGAACGTCCCGACGCGTTCCTCGACGAAGTGGCACCGTTCCTCGCCTCGTCGGGGTAATCCGGCACTCGAGGGGCCCGCGGACCCCGAATCCCGCAAGGCCTTTGCCGGATTGCCGCGCAGTTGCATCCATGATCGACGAGACGGCCGCCGAGATCGAGGCGATGCGGACCCACAGCTCCTCGGAGGTCGCCATCAAGGCAGCGCGAGCGCTCACCGAACTCGCAGACCGCGAGTACGCAACCGTCGAGGAGTTCGAGCGCGACCTCGAGCGCAACGCCGGCGCCCTCCGGCGGGCGAACCCCTCCCACGCCTCGCTCGCGACCGTGCTCGACGAGATCGAGTCGGCGGTGGACGACGGGGCGTTCGAGACCGTCGACGCCGCCCAGGACGGCCTCGAGGCTGCCGTCGACGCGACGATCGGCGTCGTCGAGGTCGCGAAGGACGAGGCCTCGGCGACGGCCGCCCAGTTGCTCTCCGACGGAGACGTCGTGCTCACCCACGACTACTCCTCGACCGTCATCGGCGCGATCGAACGAGCGACGTCGGCGGGTGCAGAACTCGACGTGTACGTCACGGAGGCCCGCCCGCGCTTCCTCGGCCGCCGTACCGCCCGTCGGCTCGCGGAGATCGACGGCGTCGACCCGACGCTCGTCGTCGACTCGGCCGCCGGGCACGTCCTCCAGTCCGTGGATCGCGTGCTCACCGGGATGACCTGCGTCGTCGGCGATACGCTCTACAACCGCGTCGGCACCTACCCGCTCGCGGCGACGGCACAGGACGTCGGCGTCCCCGTGACCGTGACTGGATCGAGTGCCAAGATCGTCGACTCGGGCTTCGTCTTCGAGAACGACTTCCGGGACCCCGTCGAGGTGCTCAGAGAGCCCGCCGAGGGGTTCGACATCGAGAACCCTGCCTACGACGCGACGCCCCTGGAGCTGATCGATCAGCTCGCGACGGATCGGGGCGTCAGCGAGCCCTGAGGCTACCGGAATCGATCCGACCACCCGGAAATCGAGATACGAATTCGCTTGGAATGTCGGGGACTCCGGCGCCGAAACGGTCGGTACGTTGAAGACCGTGCCTGTCAAATCCCCACAGGTGAGCACGATGGACGTTTCTACTATCGCGACCGAGGAGTACGTCGCAATCGACGTCAACACTCGTCTCGGGAAGGCGCGAGCGAGATTCCAGGAGGAGAACTCCAAGGGGATCATCGTGACGCGCGACGGCGAGTACGCTGGCGTCCTTGGCGAGCGAGAACTCCTGCAGTCTCACGTCGAGGACGACGCAAAGGTGGGGGCGCTGATCAAACCGAGCCGAAACGATCCGGCGCCGAAGATCGATCGCTACGAGGACCTCCGTGACACCGCCCGCCAGCTCGTCGAGGGCGGCACCAAGGTCGCACCAGTCTTCGAGAACGGCGGATTCTGGGGAATCGTCACTGCCGACGCCATTCTCGAGGCGGTGCTCGAACACCTCGACGCCCTCACCGTCGGCGACATCTACACCGACGAGGTCGTCTCGATCGCCGAGGACGACGGCATCGGCACTGCGATCAATCGCCTCCGGGAGAACACGATCTCCCGGCTTCCGGTCGTCAACGAGAACGGCTATCTCTCCGGCATCGTGACGACCCACGACATCAGCGAGGTCGCCGTCAGGAACATGGACGTGATGGGTGAAGGCGATCGGGCCGGCGACATCGATCGGATCCTCGACCTCCCGGTCTACGACGTCATGGCGAACCCCGTGGTGACGACGACCACCGACACCGACGCCAGGGTCGCCGTCGAGCAGATGCTCGACCACGACATCGGCGGGCTCGTCGTCACGCCCGCGGACGACGACCGTCTGGTCCAGGGAATCCTCACTAAGACCGACGTCCTGCGTGCGCTCTCCTACACCGAAGAGCAGCACATGGACGTCCAGATCACCAACATCCAGCTACTGGACACCATCTCCCGCCAGGACGTCCGCGAGGCCATCGAGGAGGTCGCGGACAAGTACCAGAAGATGCAGGTCCAGCACGCACACGTGCGGTTCCACAAGCACAAGGAGAAGCTGCGTGGCACCCCGCTGATCCAGTGCCAGATCCGCCTCCGGACCAACAAGGGGCAGATCGCTGGCAGCGGCGAGGGCTACGGTGCGCGAAACGCCTTCCACGTCGCGCTGGACAAACTCGAGCGGAACGTCCTCGAGCGCAAGGGGATCCAGAGCGACGAGGAGTACCGCGGGCAGCTCCTCCAGAAGCTCGGCGAACTCTGAGGGCGGTACCTCGTTTCTCGCGTCCACTCGTCTCGGAGCAGCCATCGAGCGACTGCACTCGTCGCAAGCGGCGTCGAGTGACTCTACGCGTCGGAAGCGTCACCGAGCAGCCGCTCGCTCCGAACCGACACACACAGTACCCGCCCCAGACCTAGCTGCACCCGATGACCCTCTCGGAGGAGGCCCACAGTCGGCTCGCGGACGTGGTGGAGCTCCAGCCCACGAAGAACAGCGAGCTACAGGATCGCTGGGGGATGGACAGCGGGAGCGACGTCCACAGCTACCTCACGGGCCAGCTCGCCGACTACACCTTCCGGGACGACAACAGCCTCATCCGCGCGACGAGCGAGGCCGCCGACCTCGTCGACGTGGAGCCGGGGGTCGAGCCCGGTGAAGACGGCGACGGCGTCGGCACGGTTCGCGTCACCGCACTCCAGGCCGACGTGATCGAGGTCCTGCCGGGCCCCGACGAGCGATCGAAGAGCGTCGTCGCCGTGCTCCAGGCCCTCCGGGAGCACACGGATCGCGACCCCGAGGTCGACGAGGTGCGGTCGGCGCTCCAGCGGCTCCGCCGGCAGGAGGCGGTCGAAGTGGAGTACCGCTCGGTGCCCACCTTCCGGCTCGCCGTGCCGCGCGAGGACCTGACGGTCGAGATCAAGGACTGAGTTCCCGGCAATCGATCCCGCTCTCTCTCTCTCTCGCGCGCGCTCTCGAACCGCAGCTTCGTCACTTCGGTCGCTTTCTCGCCCGCCGTGCCTCCAGCACCGAGCGGAGCCCCTTCCCCGGTCCGCCCTCGATCGGCCAGCCCTTCGACCGCCACGCCGGCGGCTCGGGTTCGTACTCGCTGCAACGCCCCGAGCACTCCCATGACGTCGGGCACGTCTGTTTGGCCGCGCAGTGGGGCTGGAGGGCAGCGGTCCCGTCCTCGCCGACGGTCTCCAGTTCGAAGTGCCGGCAGTCCGGCTGCATCGAGTCGACGTAGGAGCGCCACCCGCGCTCGTAGAGCCGTTCGGCGATCGCGAGTCTCGCGAGAGCCTTCCACTCGGCGTCGACGTACTCGAACTCGGCCGCGGACTGGTCGTACTCGCTCCCGGTGGGGCGATCGACGATTCGAGTCCCGGGGGCCTCGACGGCGAGCGAGCGGGGATGCCAGAGCACGTCGGCGTCGCCCGCCTCGGGGTCGACCGCGAGCACGCCGGCCTCGACGGGCATGTCGGCGAGGAGGCCTGGCTCTGCCGACTCGCCCGTCTTCAGCGTCGCGACCCAGGCCTCGTCGGCCAGGCCAAAGGCTACGTCGCGTTGCATCTGATCGGCGAGCGCGTCGGCGGCGCTTCGATCCAGATCCGGCTTGTTCTCGATGGCGATCAACGCCTCGAGCCAGTCGGGGTACTCCCAGCGCCGGCGGAGTTCGATCCGGTTGTTCCGGCGGCGCGTCTCGATCAGGTCCCGGTCGGCGGCGTCCTTGACCGCCTCGCGGACGTAGCGCCAGTCGGTGGTCCACAGCTCCAGGGCGTCGCGATACCACTCGAAGTCGAACGGCGCGTTCCGCACGACGCGCAGGAGGTTTCGATCGAGCGCTCGCTCGCCAAAGACGGCTCGCGTCCGGAGGGCCTCGGCGTCGCAGATGGCGACGACGGTGTCCCAGCGGCGCTCGCGGGTGCCGAGCTGTCGGCCGACGATGACGCACTGGTCTGGCTGCAGCGACGCCTCCCCCGGTGGCCACTCGTGCTCGGCCCAGCGGCAGACGCGAAGTTCGAACGGAAACTCCCGCGTCCAGTCGGTCACGAGCGGGTGAAGATCGCCAGCCGACGTAAGCGTTCGGCTCGATCGGTGGATCCGCCGTAACTCGACCAAATTCCGGTAAATCGCCACCAATCCGACGGTGACCGTCGCCCCGTTCAAAGTGCCCCGGGGGCCTCGCATCGGATGCACGCATGAACTTCGACAGCATCGAGGTCTCGAATCGCGTCGACGAAGGTTCGGCCAGACTCGTCGCCAAACTATTGCTCGCCGCTGGAGCGGGGGCGTTCCTCGGCTACCTCCTCACGTTGCTCCCCGGGCTCGACCGCATCGTGCCGCAAACGGCCGTGAGGTTCGCCGCTGTCCTCGGCGCGATTGCCACCGCCGTCGTCGTCGTGCTATTGTTCTACGCGGCGCCGCGGATCGCGCTCCTCG from Salinarchaeum sp. Harcht-Bsk1 includes these protein-coding regions:
- a CDS encoding CBS domain-containing protein, which produces MDVSTIATEEYVAIDVNTRLGKARARFQEENSKGIIVTRDGEYAGVLGERELLQSHVEDDAKVGALIKPSRNDPAPKIDRYEDLRDTARQLVEGGTKVAPVFENGGFWGIVTADAILEAVLEHLDALTVGDIYTDEVVSIAEDDGIGTAINRLRENTISRLPVVNENGYLSGIVTTHDISEVAVRNMDVMGEGDRAGDIDRILDLPVYDVMANPVVTTTTDTDARVAVEQMLDHDIGGLVVTPADDDRLVQGILTKTDVLRALSYTEEQHMDVQITNIQLLDTISRQDVREAIEEVADKYQKMQVQHAHVRFHKHKEKLRGTPLIQCQIRLRTNKGQIAGSGEGYGARNAFHVALDKLERNVLERKGIQSDEEYRGQLLQKLGEL
- a CDS encoding DUF5797 family protein; amino-acid sequence: MTLSEEAHSRLADVVELQPTKNSELQDRWGMDSGSDVHSYLTGQLADYTFRDDNSLIRATSEAADLVDVEPGVEPGEDGDGVGTVRVTALQADVIEVLPGPDERSKSVVAVLQALREHTDRDPEVDEVRSALQRLRRQEAVEVEYRSVPTFRLAVPREDLTVEIKD
- a CDS encoding DUF5787 family protein produces the protein MTDWTREFPFELRVCRWAEHEWPPGEASLQPDQCVIVGRQLGTRERRWDTVVAICDAEALRTRAVFGERALDRNLLRVVRNAPFDFEWYRDALELWTTDWRYVREAVKDAADRDLIETRRRNNRIELRRRWEYPDWLEALIAIENKPDLDRSAADALADQMQRDVAFGLADEAWVATLKTGESAEPGLLADMPVEAGVLAVDPEAGDADVLWHPRSLAVEAPGTRIVDRPTGSEYDQSAAEFEYVDAEWKALARLAIAERLYERGWRSYVDSMQPDCRHFELETVGEDGTAALQPHCAAKQTCPTSWECSGRCSEYEPEPPAWRSKGWPIEGGPGKGLRSVLEARRARKRPK